Proteins encoded by one window of Chondromyces crocatus:
- the atpC gene encoding ATP synthase F1 subunit epsilon, which yields MAETILLEIVTPTGVALREQVTDVTAPSVAGEFGVLPGHLPLLAALRTGLVTYHKEGREHRLAVHHGFVEVAADVALLLTERFARAEDVDVVKTRMRLKEVDEELDHWHGELTDPRRRELIEEEQWLATELELIGDPPPPMVREDTRFLVNHAEPPPEEELAASSQPDESLTDHKSPGSAFPDTK from the coding sequence ATGGCCGAGACGATCTTGCTCGAGATCGTGACCCCGACGGGCGTGGCCCTGCGAGAGCAGGTCACCGACGTCACCGCACCGAGCGTGGCGGGTGAGTTCGGCGTGTTGCCGGGCCACCTGCCGCTGCTCGCGGCTCTGCGGACGGGGCTCGTGACCTATCACAAGGAAGGTCGTGAGCATCGGCTCGCCGTGCACCATGGCTTCGTGGAGGTCGCGGCGGATGTCGCCCTCCTCCTCACCGAGCGTTTCGCCCGGGCGGAAGACGTGGACGTGGTGAAGACCCGCATGCGCCTCAAGGAGGTGGATGAAGAGCTGGATCACTGGCACGGAGAGCTGACGGATCCACGACGGCGTGAGCTGATCGAGGAAGAGCAGTGGCTGGCGACCGAGCTTGAGCTGATCGGTGATCCTCCGCCCCCCATGGTCCGTGAGGACACCCGGTTCCTCGTCAACCATGCCGAGCCGCCGCCGGAGGAGGAACTGGCAGCCTCGTCCCAGCCCGATGAGAGCCTGACCGATCACAAGAGTCCTGGATCCGCCTTCCCTGACACCAAGTAG